Part of the Phycisphaeraceae bacterium genome, TTGAAGACTTCGAAGAGGCCGTCGGTGTAGAGGACGAGGGAATCGCCCGGGTCGAGCGCGACACGCACCGAGCCGAAGGTTTCTTCGGCGCGTATGCCCAAGGGAAGCGCGTCGTTGTCGATGCGCTCCATCGCGCCGCTCGCGCGCCGGATGAAGACGGGGGGGTGCCCGGCGAGGGCGACCTCGACCTCGCGCGAGTCGCGCACGAGCCGCACGCAGGCGAGGGTGACGAACATGCCCTCGGTGCAGACCTCTGCGACGACGCGCGAGAGGTCGGTCAGGACTTCGGTGAGGGGCAGGTCGTCCTCGCCGCTGAGGCGCATGCGCAGCGCGCTCTTGACCATGGCCATGACGACGGCGGCGCCCACGCCGTGGCCCGAGACATCGGCGACGAACAGGTCGGTGCGCCCGTCGCGCCGCACGGCGTCGAGCAGGTCGCCCCCCATCTCGGCCGACGCCTCGCAGCGCCCGGCGGCCTCGAAGCCGTGGTCGACGATGCGCAGGGCGGGGATGAGGTTGTCGTGGATGCGCTGGGCGAGGTCGATCTCGGTGCGCAGGCGAGACTGGCTGGCCTCCTGGCGCTGCACGAAGCGGATGGTCAGCGTGAAGCCGATGG contains:
- a CDS encoding serine/threonine-protein phosphatase; this encodes MAQGSPSITKAAPPSSRTSAMLYAGVFFTFAPVGILIAMCQPSPWGWGAGLVSAAFSGVIALGWVYAISMRRWWLLVPLLVLPPFAADLVYRPAQWLGVFALGDDLSTTARMIIHAVLATAMVSIGFTLTIRFVQRQEASQSRLRTEIDLAQRIHDNLIPALRIVDHGFEAAGRCEASAEMGGDLLDAVRRDGRTDLFVADVSGHGVGAAVVMAMVKSALRMRLSGEDDLPLTEVLTDLSRVVAEVCTEGMFVTLACVRLVRDSREVEVALAGHPPVFIRRASGAMERIDNDALPLGIRAEETFGSVRVALDPGDSLVLYTDGLFEVFNDANAQLGIDGLEAIVRDACAHAPVDALDEMLTRVRAFGPKRDDQTALVLRLPREGGRAP